A single Halarcobacter anaerophilus DNA region contains:
- the soxX gene encoding sulfur oxidation c-type cytochrome SoxX, with product MKLIKSLAVATAISALAVTLSSANEDLVKKGEKIFNTKNLGNCLACHAVNGKKIDGPGSMGPKLQALKYWPDEALYNKIYDPNIDNPISQMPAFGKNGWLSDGEIRAVIAYLKTVD from the coding sequence ATGAAATTAATCAAAAGTTTAGCTGTAGCTACAGCTATCAGTGCACTTGCTGTTACTTTATCTTCAGCTAATGAAGATTTAGTAAAAAAGGGTGAAAAGATTTTTAATACAAAAAATCTCGGTAACTGTTTAGCTTGTCATGCTGTTAACGGCAAAAAAATTGACGGGCCGGGAAGTATGGGACCAAAGCTTCAAGCTTTGAAATATTGGCCTGATGAAGCACTATATAATAAAATCTATGATCCAAATATTGACAATCCTATTTCACAAATGCCTGCATTTGGGAAAAACGGATGGTTAAGTGATGGTGAAATAAGAGCAGTTATTGCTTATTTAAAAACAGTAGATTAA
- the soxY gene encoding thiosulfate oxidation carrier protein SoxY: protein MNRRNFLGLGLGTLAVSMAPSTLSAINFRETKPKAFSAKKVDVAIKELFGTNATTAGNVELKAPDIAENGAVIPVTVSAKSGSTVAIFQDANPETTVAVFTVPKGGIIDYSVRIKMAKTGKVTAVVEDGGKLYSATKDVKVTIGGCGG from the coding sequence ATGAATAGAAGAAATTTTTTAGGTTTAGGTTTAGGAACTTTAGCTGTTTCAATGGCACCGTCTACATTAAGTGCTATTAATTTTAGAGAAACTAAGCCAAAAGCTTTTTCAGCTAAAAAAGTTGATGTTGCAATTAAAGAGTTATTTGGAACTAATGCTACAACTGCAGGTAATGTAGAGTTAAAAGCTCCTGATATTGCAGAAAACGGTGCAGTTATTCCTGTTACTGTATCTGCTAAATCAGGTTCGACAGTTGCAATATTCCAAGATGCAAACCCTGAAACAACAGTTGCTGTGTTTACTGTTCCAAAAGGTGGAATTATTGATTATTCAGTAAGAATCAAAATGGCTAAAACAGGTAAAGTAACTGCGGTTGTTGAAGATGGCGGTAAATTATATTCTGCTACTAAAGATGTAAAAGTAACAATCGGTGGATGTGGTGGTTGA
- a CDS encoding rhodanese-like domain-containing protein, translating into MTFIKKLLLTTAVAGIFSVTATAENFVPISTGVKSIKMNLNDEEFTLMRNQTKGNKITSLYDTTDRGAPQPMILAPGVETVGELEFIEYMKKAQTDKNIALIDSRKPGWYARLRIPGAVNVPYTNFNEEDSAVEMMEDEMGVVQREDGTLDFSKAKTLVLYCNGYWCGQTPGMVKNSKFALLKMGYPASKIKYYRGGMQAWTSLGFTVVGSGK; encoded by the coding sequence ATGACATTTATAAAAAAATTATTACTTACTACAGCCGTAGCTGGAATTTTCTCTGTTACAGCAACTGCAGAAAATTTCGTACCAATTTCAACAGGTGTAAAATCTATTAAAATGAATTTAAATGATGAAGAATTCACTTTAATGAGAAACCAAACAAAAGGTAATAAAATTACATCTCTTTACGATACTACAGATAGAGGAGCTCCTCAACCGATGATTTTAGCACCCGGTGTAGAGACAGTCGGAGAATTAGAGTTTATTGAATATATGAAAAAAGCTCAAACTGATAAAAATATTGCACTTATTGATTCAAGAAAACCGGGTTGGTATGCAAGACTTAGAATTCCCGGAGCCGTAAATGTTCCTTATACAAATTTCAATGAAGAAGATAGCGCAGTTGAGATGATGGAAGATGAAATGGGTGTAGTTCAAAGAGAAGATGGTACTTTGGATTTTTCAAAAGCTAAAACTTTAGTTTTATACTGTAACGGTTACTGGTGTGGACAAACTCCGGGAATGGTTAAAAATTCTAAATTTGCACTGTTAAAAATGGGATATCCTGCATCAAAAATTAAATACTACAGAGGTGGTATGCAAGCTTGGACATCTTTAGGTTTTACGGTTGTAGGTTCAGGTAAGTAA
- the soxA gene encoding sulfur oxidation c-type cytochrome SoxA — translation MLLKIARTTALVALTACALNAADFNAQAEKDRLALIKYFEAKFENPLKNRSTFFPYSTDDELKNNIMSGLKFEDFSKGNYSFSKNGRMSYDEIKEFPPYEEFVENGEALYSKAFANGKSFKDCFPDPSVAGSAYPYFDEKKKEVMTLTVAINQCLTSNGEKAWNPKKGKIAHLEAYFVQEAQDAEKKIDVKIESKEAEEAYNRGKEYYYTQRGYLNLSCAECHVQGAGQRVRNESLSPFLGQVTHFPVYRLKWGAADANNDGLGTLERRMSGCVKDQGQVPPKYDAKEMKELLFFMAYMSNGMKIDGPDIRK, via the coding sequence ATGTTATTAAAAATTGCAAGAACAACTGCATTAGTTGCATTAACTGCTTGTGCTTTAAATGCGGCTGATTTTAATGCACAAGCTGAAAAAGACAGATTGGCATTAATTAAATATTTTGAAGCAAAATTTGAAAATCCGTTAAAGAACAGAAGTACTTTCTTCCCTTACTCTACTGATGATGAATTAAAAAACAACATTATGAGTGGGTTAAAGTTTGAGGATTTTTCAAAAGGAAACTACTCTTTTTCTAAAAATGGGAGAATGTCTTATGATGAAATTAAAGAGTTCCCTCCATATGAAGAGTTTGTAGAAAACGGTGAAGCTTTATACTCTAAAGCTTTTGCAAACGGAAAATCTTTTAAAGACTGTTTCCCTGATCCTTCAGTAGCAGGTTCAGCATATCCATATTTTGATGAAAAGAAAAAAGAGGTTATGACTTTAACTGTTGCTATTAATCAATGTTTAACTTCAAACGGTGAAAAAGCTTGGAATCCTAAAAAAGGTAAAATAGCTCATCTAGAAGCATATTTTGTTCAAGAAGCACAAGATGCTGAGAAAAAAATTGATGTTAAAATTGAGAGTAAAGAGGCCGAAGAGGCTTACAACAGAGGTAAAGAGTACTACTATACTCAAAGAGGTTATCTAAATCTAAGTTGTGCTGAATGTCATGTTCAAGGTGCAGGACAAAGAGTTAGAAATGAAAGTTTATCTCCATTCTTAGGACAAGTTACTCATTTCCCTGTATATAGATTAAAATGGGGTGCAGCTGATGCAAACAATGATGGTCTAGGAACATTGGAAAGAAGAATGTCGGGATGTGTTAAGGATCAAGGTCAAGTACCGCCGAAATATGACGCTAAAGAGATGAAAGAGTTACTATTTTTCATGGCTTATATGTCAAACGGTATGAAAATTGACGGTCCAGACATTAGAAAGTAA
- the soxC gene encoding sulfite dehydrogenase, with translation MTEVNKTSEKSLSPISEKKLSRRDFFRKTAVYSAGAIAAANVLSPVRLRADDPAIVEEAEWGTKLGDPVTKNLYGVPSPFEHNNTRRTTDLLSSGDAYASVSMCPIHESEGIITPNGLFFCRDHGGTAHVDPNKFRLMIHGKVKREVVLTLDDLKRYPSESRIYFIECPANGSTGWRGPQFNNLQFMKGMMSCAQWTGVMLKTVLDDIGLEDDAVWMLSEGSDNAGNPRTIPVEKALDDAMLVWAQNGEALRPEQGYPLRLLVPGWEGNLNTKWLKRLEFSDKPWHAKEETSKYTMLQKSGKAIQYFWPNEVNSVITSPCPEKPWTNLKKGDLVEIEGLAWSGHGTIKNVDISFDGGDNWVEASLKGLVLPKAWTRFSYIFKWEGKPMFLSSRAVDDSGNVQPTIDQETSAVGVESIYHRNPIVTWKVSANGEVNNVHIRKHHA, from the coding sequence ATGACGGAGGTTAATAAAACTTCTGAAAAATCTCTAAGCCCGATTTCTGAAAAAAAATTGAGCAGAAGAGACTTTTTTAGAAAAACTGCAGTCTATTCAGCGGGAGCTATCGCTGCAGCAAATGTTTTGTCTCCAGTTAGACTAAGAGCCGATGATCCGGCTATAGTTGAAGAAGCTGAGTGGGGAACAAAACTTGGTGATCCAGTTACAAAAAATTTATATGGAGTACCATCACCTTTTGAACACAATAATACAAGAAGAACAACAGATCTTCTATCTTCGGGAGATGCTTATGCTTCTGTATCAATGTGTCCAATTCATGAGTCGGAAGGGATTATAACACCAAACGGTCTTTTTTTCTGTAGAGACCACGGTGGAACTGCTCATGTGGATCCAAATAAATTTAGACTTATGATTCACGGTAAAGTTAAAAGAGAAGTTGTTTTAACTTTAGATGATTTAAAAAGATATCCAAGTGAGAGTCGAATCTATTTTATTGAGTGCCCTGCAAACGGTTCAACAGGATGGAGAGGACCACAATTCAATAACTTACAATTTATGAAAGGTATGATGAGTTGTGCACAATGGACAGGTGTTATGTTAAAAACAGTATTAGATGATATTGGTTTAGAAGATGATGCTGTTTGGATGTTATCAGAAGGTAGTGACAATGCAGGAAACCCAAGAACGATTCCTGTAGAAAAAGCTTTAGATGATGCAATGCTTGTATGGGCACAAAACGGTGAAGCACTTAGACCTGAACAAGGTTATCCTTTAAGATTGTTAGTTCCGGGATGGGAAGGAAACTTAAATACCAAATGGTTGAAAAGATTGGAATTCTCTGATAAACCTTGGCATGCAAAAGAGGAAACCTCAAAATATACAATGCTTCAAAAATCAGGAAAAGCTATTCAATATTTCTGGCCAAATGAAGTTAATTCGGTTATAACTTCACCTTGTCCTGAAAAACCTTGGACTAACCTTAAAAAAGGTGACTTAGTAGAAATTGAAGGTTTGGCTTGGTCAGGTCACGGTACAATTAAAAATGTTGATATCTCTTTTGACGGCGGTGACAACTGGGTTGAAGCTAGTTTAAAAGGATTGGTTTTACCAAAAGCTTGGACAAGATTTAGTTATATATTTAAGTGGGAAGGTAAACCTATGTTTTTATCTAGTAGAGCTGTTGATGATTCAGGGAATGTACAACCGACTATTGATCAAGAGACTTCGGCAGTGGGTGTGGAATCTATTTATCATAGAAACCCAATAGTTACTTGGAAAGTTAGTGCGAACGGGGAGGTTAATAATGTTCATATTAGAAAACATCACGCTTAA
- the soxZ gene encoding thiosulfate oxidation carrier complex protein SoxZ gives MAKTRIKAKLKKGVVTVKALAKHPMLSYVEAEKAKKEANFITYVVAKVNGNIVYEVSTSQFLSKNPYMKFSFHADAVGAKKGDNIEFTWVDLKGNTQADKAKIK, from the coding sequence ATGGCTAAAACTAGAATTAAAGCAAAATTAAAAAAAGGTGTTGTAACTGTTAAAGCTCTTGCAAAACATCCAATGTTAAGTTATGTTGAAGCAGAAAAAGCAAAAAAAGAAGCGAATTTTATTACTTATGTTGTGGCAAAAGTAAACGGTAACATTGTATACGAAGTATCTACAAGTCAATTTTTATCTAAAAACCCTTATATGAAATTCTCATTTCATGCAGATGCTGTAGGGGCAAAAAAAGGTGATAATATTGAATTTACTTGGGTAGATTTAAAAGGTAATACACAAGCAGATAAAGCAAAAATAAAATAA
- a CDS encoding molybdopterin molybdotransferase MoeA, with protein MRKFIKYEESLTILSNIQFKGKGKEKLFLTNCIGKVLAQDIIANHNSPEVQMSALDGYAIKSDDQKNGLLKIIDKNPAGSVIESKVERGTCIKTFTGSIMPEGSDTLIPIENVEVENDSIKIIEEVKKGFAVREPGENYKKDEILIKEGTTIGFAEIGVLASLNISQIYVYTEPRVSIASTGSEILDLGEEQTNSAQIRSSNHLTVEAIAKKAGARTIQMGVVKDDIKSITEAMQDALQSSDIVVTTGGVSRGDYDFVQDVVKEELKAKVLFHGVKIKPGGHLLIAQKDNKLIISLPGFAYSSTVCAILYMVPMIYKFLGSQKKLPIVKARITQDFPLKMKKTIFTACNVKYEDAEYKIDFDGKKQGTSAILTNMLESPALLIQKEDSEDLKKNDIVDILLLDWLK; from the coding sequence ATGAGAAAATTTATTAAATATGAAGAGTCTTTAACAATATTAAGTAATATTCAATTTAAAGGAAAAGGTAAGGAAAAGCTATTTTTAACAAACTGTATCGGTAAAGTCCTTGCTCAAGATATAATTGCAAATCATAATTCGCCCGAAGTTCAAATGTCGGCTTTGGATGGATATGCAATAAAATCTGATGATCAAAAGAACGGTTTATTAAAAATAATAGATAAAAATCCTGCAGGAAGTGTAATTGAATCTAAAGTAGAAAGAGGTACTTGTATTAAAACATTTACAGGTTCTATAATGCCCGAAGGTTCCGATACTTTAATACCCATTGAAAATGTAGAAGTCGAAAATGATTCTATTAAAATCATTGAAGAGGTAAAGAAAGGTTTTGCTGTAAGAGAACCCGGAGAAAACTATAAAAAAGATGAAATACTTATTAAAGAGGGAACAACAATAGGTTTTGCAGAGATTGGAGTGTTAGCTTCACTTAATATTTCTCAAATATACGTATATACTGAGCCTAGAGTAAGTATCGCAAGTACGGGAAGTGAAATATTAGATTTAGGAGAAGAGCAGACAAACAGTGCACAAATAAGAAGTTCTAACCATCTTACAGTAGAAGCTATTGCAAAAAAAGCAGGGGCAAGAACCATTCAAATGGGAGTTGTTAAAGATGATATAAAAAGTATCACGGAAGCTATGCAAGATGCATTACAAAGTTCCGATATTGTAGTAACTACAGGAGGAGTATCAAGAGGAGATTATGATTTTGTGCAAGATGTAGTAAAAGAGGAGTTAAAAGCAAAAGTCCTTTTTCATGGCGTAAAAATAAAACCGGGCGGTCATTTATTAATTGCACAAAAAGATAATAAACTTATAATTTCACTTCCGGGATTTGCTTATTCATCGACTGTTTGTGCTATTTTATATATGGTTCCAATGATATATAAATTTTTAGGTTCACAAAAAAAGCTGCCTATTGTAAAAGCAAGAATCACACAAGATTTTCCTCTTAAGATGAAAAAGACTATTTTTACTGCTTGTAACGTTAAATACGAAGACGCAGAGTATAAAATAGATTTTGACGGCAAAAAACAAGGAACAAGTGCGATTTTGACAAATATGCTTGAAAGCCCTGCTCTTCTTATCCAAAAAGAGGATAGTGAAGATTTAAAAAAGAATGATATTGTTGATATTCTTCTATTAGATTGGTTAAAATAG
- a CDS encoding c-type cytochrome has protein sequence MFILENITLKKAVATLSIVTISLLTTACSTSNRSVDGAVKYDIKDGKYTAYHVNTQKVGKFNNGRTPTKTELAAWNIDVMPDGTGLPEYDAKNGKIVLDEEGNPKKAEGSVEWGNELYDSQCAMCHGEFGTGGKGYPTLSAGTASTDSLKNQLLNPADKNPGIEPPVKTIGTYWPYASTLFWYIQDAMPFPHPKSLSNSETYALVAYLLMENGVSIDGEELDDEYVLDREKFLKIKMPNEDGFYPKVDTPENPKQGVANMKAFLSDPKNYGTGTRCMNDCIKGEVPVLAIKHELNDFNPPASTERSWKVPGAKEVSQAQKDYETYCAACHANDAIGAPVLGNKEAWAEIAAQGMDTVYANAINGINAMPPKGGSDLSDADFKKVVDFMINSSK, from the coding sequence ATGTTCATATTAGAAAACATCACGCTTAAAAAAGCAGTAGCAACTTTAAGCATAGTTACTATCTCATTATTAACAACTGCATGTTCGACAAGTAACAGATCTGTTGACGGTGCTGTAAAATATGATATTAAAGACGGGAAATATACTGCTTATCATGTAAATACTCAAAAAGTAGGTAAGTTTAACAACGGTAGAACACCGACAAAAACAGAACTAGCAGCATGGAATATTGATGTAATGCCCGATGGAACAGGATTGCCCGAATATGATGCAAAAAACGGTAAGATTGTTTTAGATGAAGAGGGTAACCCTAAAAAAGCGGAAGGATCTGTTGAATGGGGTAATGAACTTTATGATTCTCAATGTGCAATGTGTCACGGTGAGTTTGGTACGGGAGGAAAAGGTTATCCGACATTATCGGCAGGAACTGCTTCTACTGATTCGTTAAAAAATCAATTATTAAATCCGGCAGATAAAAATCCGGGAATAGAACCGCCTGTAAAAACTATCGGTACATATTGGCCATATGCTAGTACACTATTTTGGTATATTCAAGATGCAATGCCTTTTCCTCATCCAAAATCATTATCAAACAGTGAAACTTATGCATTAGTTGCATATCTTTTAATGGAAAACGGAGTGAGTATTGACGGTGAAGAGTTAGATGATGAGTATGTGTTAGACAGAGAAAAATTCTTGAAAATAAAAATGCCTAATGAAGATGGATTCTATCCAAAAGTTGATACACCTGAAAATCCTAAACAAGGTGTTGCAAATATGAAAGCATTTTTAAGTGATCCAAAAAATTACGGTACAGGTACTAGATGTATGAATGATTGTATTAAAGGTGAAGTTCCTGTTTTAGCTATAAAACATGAATTAAATGACTTTAATCCTCCTGCATCAACTGAAAGATCATGGAAAGTACCTGGGGCTAAAGAAGTTTCTCAAGCTCAAAAAGATTATGAAACTTATTGTGCCGCTTGCCATGCAAATGATGCAATCGGGGCACCTGTTCTTGGAAATAAAGAGGCTTGGGCAGAAATTGCCGCTCAAGGTATGGATACGGTTTATGCCAATGCAATAAACGGTATAAATGCAATGCCTCCAAAAGGTGGTTCTGATTTATCGGATGCAGATTTTAAAAAGGTTGTTGATTTTATGATCAACTCTAGTAAATAA
- the rmuC gene encoding DNA recombination protein RmuC, with protein MQIDNFYLILFLSFLIGFIVAGLIVWLILRQKISLLEEKIELNADSYANLIDSLKISISKLEKDLISKDRVYEDKIKLLKINFEENLEFEKSKASLKQNSLLQSFEDKKEQLKSEFEIKEENLKEKIELLESSKERLKEEFENLANKLFEENSKKSSNNLNQMLNPFKEQLSNFGKRVNDIYNDETKQRVSLLTEIKNLKELNNQISQDAINLTKALKGENKTQGDWGELILSKILEQTGLREGIEYTTQGSYTDENGKRLRPDVIVHLPENKDIVIDSKVSLTAYLNYNEAEDEIKRELATKELIKSIYTHIKGLSVKSYENIDAVKSLDFVLMFIPIEGAFMLAASNDNNLFKTAFENNIMLVSPSTLFATLRTIENIWRYEHQNENALLISKKAADLYDKFANFITDMEAIGINITRTQKVYDDAMNKLKTGKGNLLRRSEEFVELGVKTKKRIDTKKLLD; from the coding sequence ATGCAAATTGATAACTTTTATTTAATTCTTTTTCTGTCTTTTCTTATAGGTTTTATTGTTGCAGGATTAATTGTTTGGTTAATCCTGCGACAGAAGATTTCTCTTCTTGAAGAAAAAATAGAGTTAAATGCAGACTCTTATGCAAATTTAATAGATAGTTTGAAAATTTCTATTTCAAAACTTGAAAAAGATTTAATCTCAAAAGACAGAGTATATGAAGATAAAATCAAACTTCTTAAAATAAATTTTGAAGAAAATTTAGAGTTTGAAAAGAGTAAAGCTTCATTAAAACAAAACTCTTTACTTCAATCTTTTGAAGATAAAAAAGAGCAGTTAAAAAGTGAATTTGAAATAAAAGAGGAGAATCTAAAAGAGAAAATAGAACTTTTGGAATCTTCAAAAGAGAGATTAAAAGAAGAGTTTGAAAATTTGGCAAACAAACTTTTTGAAGAGAACTCAAAAAAATCTTCAAATAATTTAAATCAGATGTTAAATCCTTTTAAAGAGCAGCTTTCAAATTTCGGGAAAAGAGTCAATGACATATATAATGATGAAACAAAACAAAGAGTATCGTTATTAACCGAAATCAAAAATTTAAAAGAGTTAAATAATCAAATCTCTCAAGATGCAATCAATCTTACAAAAGCTTTAAAAGGCGAAAACAAAACTCAAGGAGACTGGGGAGAGTTGATTCTTTCTAAAATCTTGGAACAAACAGGACTAAGAGAAGGAATAGAGTATACAACCCAAGGCTCTTATACTGATGAAAACGGTAAAAGATTAAGACCTGACGTTATTGTTCATTTGCCCGAGAATAAAGATATCGTAATAGACTCGAAAGTCTCTTTAACGGCATATTTAAATTATAATGAGGCAGAAGATGAGATAAAAAGAGAATTGGCAACAAAAGAGCTGATTAAATCAATTTATACTCATATAAAAGGTCTCAGCGTTAAAAGTTATGAAAATATCGATGCAGTCAAAAGTTTAGATTTTGTTTTGATGTTTATTCCTATTGAAGGTGCATTTATGTTGGCTGCTTCAAATGATAACAACCTTTTTAAAACAGCTTTTGAAAATAATATTATGTTAGTCTCTCCTTCTACACTATTTGCGACTTTGAGAACAATAGAAAATATCTGGAGATATGAACATCAAAATGAAAATGCTCTTTTAATCTCTAAAAAAGCAGCTGATTTATATGATAAGTTTGCAAATTTTATTACTGATATGGAAGCTATCGGCATAAATATTACAAGAACTCAAAAAGTCTATGATGATGCAATGAATAAGTTGAAAACAGGCAAAGGCAATCTTTTAAGAAGAAGTGAAGAGTTTGTAGAACTTGGTGTAAAAACAAAAAAAAGAATTGACACCAAAAAATTATTGGATTAA